A single region of the Polymorphum gilvum SL003B-26A1 genome encodes:
- a CDS encoding M3 family metallopeptidase, whose product MSDNPLLTPWSTPFGLPPFAEIRAEHFREAFETAMREARAEIDAIAAQAEPPSFDNTVAALERSGKALTRVARTFFNLTGADTNPQLQDIEREIAPKLARHSSETLLNGALFRRIAALWDAREGLGLDAEQARVLERYHLMFQRAGAGLDDAGKARMAEISQRLATLGTQFSQNVLKDEAEYRLVLETEADRAGLPDFLLAAAAAAARERGLDGKHVITLSRSSIEPFLQFSTNRALREEAFRAWASRGETGGETDNRAIVAETIALRAEKARLLGYETYAHYKLDDAMAKTPDAVRDLLVKVWDPAVTRAAAERDRLADMARSEGENAPIASWDWRHYAEKVRRRDHDLDEAELKPYLQLDRMIDAAFDTAHRLFGLSFKELNGLPVYHPDVRVFEVSDRAGRHVGLFLGDYYARPSKRSGAWMSAFRAQEKLDGDIAPIIVNVMNFARGADGEATLLTFDDASTLFHEFGHALHGLLSDVTYPVISGTSVARDFVELPSQLYEHWLSQPAVLSRFAVHYRTGEPMPKALLDKLLAAENFNQGFATVEYAACALVDLEMHLLTETEGLDVSAFERETLERIGMPGEIIMRHRVPHFAHAFAGEGYSAGYYSYMWSEVMDADAFGAFEEAGDIFDPETAERLHRHIYSAGGRPDPEEAYKAFRGRAPTIDALLEKRGLKVA is encoded by the coding sequence ATGTCCGACAATCCGCTGCTCACCCCGTGGTCCACGCCCTTCGGCCTGCCGCCCTTCGCCGAGATCCGGGCCGAGCATTTCCGCGAGGCGTTCGAGACCGCAATGCGCGAGGCGCGGGCCGAGATCGACGCCATCGCCGCTCAGGCGGAACCGCCGAGCTTCGACAACACGGTCGCCGCACTCGAGCGGTCGGGCAAGGCGCTGACCAGGGTCGCGCGCACCTTCTTCAACCTGACCGGCGCCGACACCAACCCGCAACTGCAGGATATAGAACGCGAAATCGCGCCGAAACTGGCACGCCACAGCTCCGAGACGCTGCTCAACGGCGCGCTTTTCCGGCGCATCGCCGCTCTTTGGGACGCGCGCGAGGGGCTTGGTCTCGATGCGGAACAGGCGCGGGTGCTGGAGCGCTATCACCTGATGTTCCAGCGCGCCGGTGCGGGCCTCGACGACGCCGGCAAGGCGCGCATGGCGGAGATTTCCCAGCGCCTGGCGACCCTCGGCACGCAGTTTTCGCAAAACGTGCTGAAGGACGAGGCGGAGTACAGGCTGGTCCTGGAGACCGAGGCCGATCGCGCCGGCCTGCCTGATTTCCTGCTCGCGGCGGCAGCCGCGGCGGCCAGGGAGCGGGGATTGGACGGCAAGCACGTCATCACCCTGTCGCGCTCGTCGATCGAGCCCTTCCTGCAGTTTTCCACCAACCGCGCCTTGCGCGAGGAGGCGTTCAGGGCCTGGGCGAGCCGCGGCGAAACCGGCGGCGAGACTGACAATCGCGCCATTGTGGCCGAGACCATCGCGCTGCGGGCGGAGAAGGCGCGCCTGCTCGGCTACGAGACGTATGCCCACTACAAGCTCGACGACGCCATGGCCAAGACCCCGGACGCGGTGCGCGACCTGCTGGTCAAGGTGTGGGATCCGGCGGTGACGCGGGCCGCCGCGGAGCGCGACCGGCTGGCCGATATGGCCCGCAGCGAGGGCGAGAACGCGCCGATCGCGTCGTGGGATTGGCGCCACTATGCCGAGAAAGTCCGCAGGCGTGACCACGATCTCGACGAGGCGGAGCTGAAGCCCTACCTGCAGTTGGACCGGATGATCGACGCCGCGTTCGACACCGCGCACCGGCTTTTCGGACTTTCCTTCAAGGAGCTCAATGGCTTGCCGGTCTATCACCCGGACGTGCGGGTGTTTGAGGTAAGCGACCGGGCCGGCCGGCACGTCGGCCTGTTCCTGGGCGACTACTACGCCCGGCCGTCCAAGCGCTCGGGCGCCTGGATGAGCGCATTTCGCGCCCAGGAAAAACTCGACGGGGATATCGCACCGATCATCGTCAACGTGATGAACTTCGCCAGGGGCGCCGACGGCGAGGCGACGCTGCTCACCTTCGACGACGCCAGCACGCTGTTCCACGAGTTCGGCCACGCCCTGCACGGCCTCCTGTCGGACGTGACTTATCCCGTGATTTCAGGCACTTCGGTCGCCCGGGACTTCGTCGAACTGCCGTCCCAGCTGTACGAGCACTGGCTGTCGCAGCCGGCCGTGCTGTCGCGTTTCGCGGTCCATTACAGGACCGGCGAGCCGATGCCCAAGGCCCTGCTCGACAAGCTGCTGGCGGCGGAAAACTTCAACCAGGGATTCGCGACTGTTGAATATGCCGCCTGCGCGCTGGTCGATCTGGAGATGCATCTGCTCACCGAAACCGAGGGGCTGGACGTGTCGGCCTTCGAGAGGGAGACGCTGGAGCGGATCGGCATGCCGGGGGAAATCATCATGCGCCACCGAGTGCCGCATTTCGCCCATGCGTTTGCCGGCGAAGGATATTCCGCGGGCTATTACAGCTACATGTGGTCGGAAGTGATGGATGCCGACGCCTTCGGCGCGTTCGAGGAGGCGGGGGATATCTTCGATCCCGAGACAGCCGAACGGCTCCACCGCCACATCTATTCGGCCGGCGGCCGCCCGGACCCGGAAGAGGCCTACAAAGCCTTCCGCGGCCGGGCGCCGACCATCGACGCGCTCCTGGAAAAGCGCGGTCTGAAGGTCGCCTGA